The genomic stretch TCATCGCTTTTTTTACAGACAATGGTGAGCTAATTGGTCTGGGGCAAAGATACATACGCATAATACTGATAGGTTCAGCGGGTATGTTTGTTCCAATGATAGCAAACAGCATACTTAGGGGAGAAGGCAACACGTTTTTGCCTATGATTGCAATGCTGATAGGCTCGGTCATGAACATAGTGCTCGATCCGATTTTCATTTTCGGAATCGGACCATTCGAAGGACTTGGGATAGAAGGCGCTGCATACGCTACCGTTTTGTCAAGAATCATTAGCGGCATTTTCGTATTGTACATGCTTTTCAGGGGAGGAAACGAAATAGTTCCCAAGGCAAGGGGATTTAGGCCGGAATGGGCATCAATCCAAAAGATTTATAAGGTGGGTCTTCCGGCTATAGTAATGCAGGTGCTTGCATCTTTTATGATAGGCGGAATGAATCTTATTGTAGGTGGCATGGATGAAAACGGGGTGGCTTCGCTGGGTATATACTTTAGGCTTCAATCCTTCGTGTTCATGCCGGTTTTCGGGCTGAATCAGGGATACATGCCTATTCTGGGATACAACTACGGACACGGAAGAACTGATCGCATGAAAGAAGTCATTAGGTATGGAATTTTAACTGCCGCTGTATTCACAACTGCGGGATTTTTGCTATTTCAAACCGCATCGGGTTTTCTTGTTTCGATGTTCACTCCGGATGCGGCACTGCTTTTGGTAGGATCGGATGCCATAAAAACCATTAGCCTTGCATTTCCCATCATTGGGCCGGCAATTATTATAGCAACTACCTTTCAAGCACTGGGAAAGGGTATACCCAGCTTGATTCTGTCGTTTGCAAGGCAGATCATTCTGCTTTTGCCAATGGCGTACTTTTTTTCGCGCTTAGGAGACATTCATTTTGTCTGGCTCGCCTTCCCCGTTTCGGAAGTAATAGCGTTCATTGCAGCAGTGTTTTGGATAAGAAAAGAGCTCGGATACGTTTTTTCCACAATGGATAAA from Peptostreptococcaceae bacterium encodes the following:
- a CDS encoding MATE family efflux transporter, which codes for VGTGIGASSLIARFLGAGRKEEAKVAAEQAIFLSIIYSIVFAGIGLMFSDGIIAFFTDNGELIGLGQRYIRIILIGSAGMFVPMIANSILRGEGNTFLPMIAMLIGSVMNIVLDPIFIFGIGPFEGLGIEGAAYATVLSRIISGIFVLYMLFRGGNEIVPKARGFRPEWASIQKIYKVGLPAIVMQVLASFMIGGMNLIVGGMDENGVASLGIYFRLQSFVFMPVFGLNQGYMPILGYNYGHGRTDRMKEVIRYGILTAAVFTTAGFLLFQTASGFLVSMFTPDAALLLVGSDAIKTISLAFPIIGPAIIIATTFQALGKGIPSLILSFARQIILLLPMAYFFSRLGDIHFVWLAFPVSEVIAFIAAVFWIRKELGYVFSTMDKNG